One stretch of Oncorhynchus masou masou isolate Uvic2021 chromosome 9, UVic_Omas_1.1, whole genome shotgun sequence DNA includes these proteins:
- the LOC135545720 gene encoding dual specificity protein kinase CLK4-like isoform X1 gives MTRTSSSSRVRHFGRQLCSYTKMRQAKRIRSPGVWLREFSWEESRKRQKRDDSNSSVRENKSRRRQQPLKTHEGHYLETHSLNQRRIESKDRRAREASLEMGYDEDNRAAATRDRDREKDKEWHHYSKSSGRSGKSGRSSRRGRRRSPSQRSSYSRSHHRRSRKRSRSVEDDDEGHLIYHRGDMLRARYEIVSTLGEGAFGKVVECIDHSKIGSRVALKIIKNIDRYREAAMAEVEVLEQMNSLDCDRRYGCVRMLDWFDHHGHVCISFELLGLSTYDYLKENNFQPFPVEHIRIMAYQIIRAVRFLHKNKLTHTDLKPENILFVDSEYDIKYNAKMKRDERTLKNPDVKVVDFGNATYEHNHHTSVVSTRHYRAPEVILDLGWDHACDVWSLGCILIEYYLGSTLFQTHDSKEHLAMMERVLGPIPVHLLQKTKKRRYVHRYQLDWDALSSSGRYVRKHCKPLKQYMMVQSLDHDQLFDLIQKMLEYDPAKRLSLDQALRHPFFTCLRKATRK, from the exons atGACAAGAACTTCGAGCAGCAGCAGAGTTCGCCATTTTGGAAGGCAGCTTTGTTCGTACACAAAA ATGCGACAGGCAAAGCGAATTCGTTCCCCTGGCGTTTGGCTCCGTGAGTTCAGCTGGGAGGAGAGCCGAAAGCGCCAGAAGCGAGATGATTCGAATAGCAGTGTAAGGGAGAATAAATCTCGAAGACGTCAACAACCCCTCAAAACACATGAAGG GCACTACCTGGAGACCCACAGCCTGAACCAGAGGAGGATAGAGTCTAAGGACAGGAGGGCCAGAGAAGCCAGCCTGGAGATGGGCTATGACGAGGACAACAGGGCCGCCGCCACCAGGGACAGAGATCGGGAGAAGGACAAGGAGTGGCACCACTACAGCAAGTCATCTGGGCGGAGTGGCAAGAGTGGCCGTAGTAGCCGCCGAGGGCGGAGACGCAGCCCTTCTCAACGCTCCTCTTACTCG AGGAGCCATCATCGCAGGAGCAGGAAAAGATCCCGGAGTGTTGAGGATGATGACGAGGGTCACCTGATCTATCACAGGGGAGACATGCTAAGAGCCAGAT ATGAGATTGTGTCCACTCTAGGAGAAGGAGCCTTTGGGAAAGTCGTGGAATGCATCGATCACTCTAA AATTGGTTCTCGCGTGGCACTGAAGATCATTAAAAACATTGACCGGTACCGCGAAGCAGCCATGGCTGAGGTGGAGGTGCTGGAACAGATGAACTCTCTGGACTGTGACCGGAGATA TGGATGTGTGAGGATGCTGGACTGGTTCGACCACCACGGTCACGTGTGTATATCGTTTGAGCTGCTGGGGCTCAGTACCTATGACTACCTGAAGGAGAACAACTTCCAGCCGTTCCCGGTAGAACACATCAGGATCATGGCCTACCAGATCATCCGAGCCGTACGAT TCTTGCATAAGAACAAGCTGACACACACTGACCTGAAGCCCGAGAACATTCTGTTTGTGGACTCAGAGTACGACATCAAGTACAACGCCAAAATG AAGCGTGACGAGAGGACGTTGAAGAACCCGGACGTGAAGGTGGTTGATTTTGGCAACGCCACATATGAACACAACCACCACACCTCCGTAGTGTCCACACGCCACTACCGCGCTCCAGAGGTCATTCTGG atctgGGCTGGGACCATGCCTGTGACGTGTGGAGTCTGGGCTGTATCCTCATTGAGTACTACCTGGGATCAACTCTCTTCCAG ACCCACGACAGTAAAGAACACCTGGCTATGATGGAGAGGGTCCTGGGCCCCATACCGGTACATCTCCTGCAGAAAACCAAGAAGCGGCGGTATGTCCATCGGTACCAGCTGGACTGGGATGCACTCAGCTCCTCTGGGAGATACGTGAGGAAACACTGCAAACCACTCAAG CAATACATGATGGTCCAGAGCTTGGACCACGACCAGCTGTTTGACCTGATCCAGAAGATGCTGGAGTACGACCCAGCTAAACGCCTCTCCCTGGACCAGGCTCTCAGACACCCCTTCTTCACCTGCCTACGCAAGGCCACCAGGAAATGA
- the LOC135545720 gene encoding dual specificity protein kinase CLK4-like isoform X2 has translation MRQAKRIRSPGVWLREFSWEESRKRQKRDDSNSSVRENKSRRRQQPLKTHEGHYLETHSLNQRRIESKDRRAREASLEMGYDEDNRAAATRDRDREKDKEWHHYSKSSGRSGKSGRSSRRGRRRSPSQRSSYSRSHHRRSRKRSRSVEDDDEGHLIYHRGDMLRARYEIVSTLGEGAFGKVVECIDHSKIGSRVALKIIKNIDRYREAAMAEVEVLEQMNSLDCDRRYGCVRMLDWFDHHGHVCISFELLGLSTYDYLKENNFQPFPVEHIRIMAYQIIRAVRFLHKNKLTHTDLKPENILFVDSEYDIKYNAKMKRDERTLKNPDVKVVDFGNATYEHNHHTSVVSTRHYRAPEVILDLGWDHACDVWSLGCILIEYYLGSTLFQTHDSKEHLAMMERVLGPIPVHLLQKTKKRRYVHRYQLDWDALSSSGRYVRKHCKPLKQYMMVQSLDHDQLFDLIQKMLEYDPAKRLSLDQALRHPFFTCLRKATRK, from the exons ATGCGACAGGCAAAGCGAATTCGTTCCCCTGGCGTTTGGCTCCGTGAGTTCAGCTGGGAGGAGAGCCGAAAGCGCCAGAAGCGAGATGATTCGAATAGCAGTGTAAGGGAGAATAAATCTCGAAGACGTCAACAACCCCTCAAAACACATGAAGG GCACTACCTGGAGACCCACAGCCTGAACCAGAGGAGGATAGAGTCTAAGGACAGGAGGGCCAGAGAAGCCAGCCTGGAGATGGGCTATGACGAGGACAACAGGGCCGCCGCCACCAGGGACAGAGATCGGGAGAAGGACAAGGAGTGGCACCACTACAGCAAGTCATCTGGGCGGAGTGGCAAGAGTGGCCGTAGTAGCCGCCGAGGGCGGAGACGCAGCCCTTCTCAACGCTCCTCTTACTCG AGGAGCCATCATCGCAGGAGCAGGAAAAGATCCCGGAGTGTTGAGGATGATGACGAGGGTCACCTGATCTATCACAGGGGAGACATGCTAAGAGCCAGAT ATGAGATTGTGTCCACTCTAGGAGAAGGAGCCTTTGGGAAAGTCGTGGAATGCATCGATCACTCTAA AATTGGTTCTCGCGTGGCACTGAAGATCATTAAAAACATTGACCGGTACCGCGAAGCAGCCATGGCTGAGGTGGAGGTGCTGGAACAGATGAACTCTCTGGACTGTGACCGGAGATA TGGATGTGTGAGGATGCTGGACTGGTTCGACCACCACGGTCACGTGTGTATATCGTTTGAGCTGCTGGGGCTCAGTACCTATGACTACCTGAAGGAGAACAACTTCCAGCCGTTCCCGGTAGAACACATCAGGATCATGGCCTACCAGATCATCCGAGCCGTACGAT TCTTGCATAAGAACAAGCTGACACACACTGACCTGAAGCCCGAGAACATTCTGTTTGTGGACTCAGAGTACGACATCAAGTACAACGCCAAAATG AAGCGTGACGAGAGGACGTTGAAGAACCCGGACGTGAAGGTGGTTGATTTTGGCAACGCCACATATGAACACAACCACCACACCTCCGTAGTGTCCACACGCCACTACCGCGCTCCAGAGGTCATTCTGG atctgGGCTGGGACCATGCCTGTGACGTGTGGAGTCTGGGCTGTATCCTCATTGAGTACTACCTGGGATCAACTCTCTTCCAG ACCCACGACAGTAAAGAACACCTGGCTATGATGGAGAGGGTCCTGGGCCCCATACCGGTACATCTCCTGCAGAAAACCAAGAAGCGGCGGTATGTCCATCGGTACCAGCTGGACTGGGATGCACTCAGCTCCTCTGGGAGATACGTGAGGAAACACTGCAAACCACTCAAG CAATACATGATGGTCCAGAGCTTGGACCACGACCAGCTGTTTGACCTGATCCAGAAGATGCTGGAGTACGACCCAGCTAAACGCCTCTCCCTGGACCAGGCTCTCAGACACCCCTTCTTCACCTGCCTACGCAAGGCCACCAGGAAATGA